A region of the Phaeodactylum tricornutum CCAP 1055/1 chromosome 1, whole genome shotgun sequence genome:
TTTATCATTTTCACAAATTCATATGGCCAAAAAAAGGGGGTGAAGATTGGTTGGTGGCACCCGACTTTTTGGTACGAAGATTAGACCCTGATTCCAAGGACGCCGCGCGAGAAAGTGTTAGCAAAGCGCTGAAGGGCAGAAAGAAGAACAAGGGTCATAAGCTTGGTGGATAAAGAAGTTAGCTCCGGATTTAATATAGTCTGCAGCATTAAcctgtttcttctttgacgGTAAAGAAGCAAACTCTCTAAAACTCGAGGCCGGGAGAAGGAAATTTTTTTACCACTATGTTCAAAGACAGCATCACACTTGGGCTCTCGCCTTTGTCAGTGACCATCATATCACGAAATGACAAGAAGGTGCCATCTAGTTCAAACACCAtattgttgaaaaagttgGAGAGAACCTTGGTCAGCTCTTCAGCAGTCTCGCTAGAATTATCTCCGGAGGAAACGGCCTCCATTGCGACATCCGCCTTTCTTTCTGCAGTCGCGTTTCGCCGCAAACTGCATCGGTACTTGGTTCCCAGATGCATAGCGAAAAATGTGACAGACGAAGTGAGTGGATCTACCCTGGCATCCTCCTGCAGAAATTGGATTCCCGTCCTGTTTTTGGATTCTGATGAGGACTGTGGCAGTTCAGGAGGTTTCATGCGTGGGTGAGTGATGAAATTACCGAAATCTGCGCTCGTCAAGGCCACCATAGCTTTGCCTTTGGCGGGGTTCGTCAGAACCAGTTTCCGATTACTTAGGACACGGGAAATATCGAGTTCGCAGCTTTCGACGGACGCATCGATCGCCATGCACGTAAGGCCTAGACTCGATCGCCAGCCACGTCCTTTGACCGTCACCGGTCCGATGCGACCTTGTAATATTTCTTCGTTCGCCACTACGTCGCAAGAGACATCGATCTGCTCGGCCAATCGAAGCCTTAGCGCTATTACTGCGAGTTGAGAAATTAAGGATGATGAAAGGTCCTTGGGCGATGGTGGCCCTAAGTCGAAGGGACTGGCCTCCCTCAGGAAGTTCCGAAAACCATTTTCCGGTTTGGAAGCCAGTATCGATATGGTGAAAGCACTTATCTGGAAAAGAGCCCCGATaagcagcaagaagaaagcaaggTATGAAGTCTGTATTCTCCTGACCATTTCAATGTCAAAGATCGCGAAGCGACCGCAATCAAATTGGGGTGAATAACTAGCTtggttttgcttttggaactTTATGCAACGTGCGAGATTCCCTTTAAATCGCTTTGTCAGTGTTCCGCCGACTCAGAAACACGGCCGAAACATACATCAATGCAGATGTGAAACTGTACGACCGAGATTGAGAATGGAAACGGGACCTGCTCTCAAGCAAGCGATGCGGTTCGGTAAAGTCGATGGTGTCTGACCTGTACCATGACGTTGACAATAATTCATTGGTAGGTCCGCCAATAATTCATTGGTAGATTAGGGTAGGGCTGATAGCTCTTTCCTTATCAAGAAGCCTAAAGCGAAAAAGGTACCGCCTATCTACTGCCTAGTAGTACGTGTCATTTTTTTTTGTCCTCTCAAGAGGGAAAATCTTGTCCTCTTAATAGGACAAGCGCCTGTAGCCCAGACGCTTCTCTAGCTAGTTACTATTTCACACGTTGTTACACGAACATTTGAAATGAGCATTTTTACAAGACAATTCATTACTCTTGTGTTCGATATAAAAATCAAATCTTCCTATGATGACGCCGGATGAAATCTCAACCCAAGTCGACCTTCGCAGCAGATGGCATCGTAAAGCCATTTTATGCGTGGTCTTGGTTGTGGTGCTTTCGTTGTGTTCGATAAAGTTTGATGGTGACTTCTTGAAAGAGAAAGGGAAAATACCGGCGAAGCAAACCGGATCGACCGAGATACCGGCAAGAGGCTACACAACAGCTCTCAAACCGGTTTACTCTAAAGCAAACATACAGAATCCTTCCAGTAACAGTACATCTAATCAATCTGAAATGCCGGTATCCAGCCCGATGCCAGCCCTTCTCCACACTCCCGCGAACAAAGACAACACCCGCGCGTCGACAAATGTTCCTTCTTccacatttttgacaaagcAGTCGCCCTGTTTCCGAGCCGATAGCGCTACGACGGAgtctttgcttttgcaaaatcGTGTTTTATCGAAACCGATAATTAATGTCGGTATGCCAAAGTGCGGTAGCTCGACTTTGGAGCATTTTTTTTCATTGTGCAGGAATGAAGACGAGTCACTGGAGCACCAAGCGGCACGGACCTATCGGTGTGTGCATGCGGGACGCAATAAAAAGAGGCCTGCCACCGATCAAATCTTGCGACAGTTGGTATCGAGGTCGGGGGAAAGCTTTCAACGAGAGCTTCGATAGTGGAGTCGAGGCTCTTCTACAAATTGATACGGAGACTAATGAGGCCGAATGTGTGTTCCCGCAAATGTCGTACTTGGAAGAGTTGCATGCGGAAGCTCCCAATGCTACATACATTCTGAACTTTCGACCAGTAATGGACTGGGTAAGCAGTTTAATTCGATGCGAAGGCATGGGTAAGGCAATGTATCTGAGGTTGCAAAACTGCAACCTACCTGattttccaaaaggaaaaggcaataCGACTGCAGAGCTAAAAGACTGGTTGTGCGGTCACGTACGGAACATCCGCAACTTTGTGGCTGAACATCCATCCCATTCTCTAATCGAACTTAATCTTTACGAAACTCGAAACGCGGATATTATGTCGACTTTGTTTCATACTGATCCATCATGCTGGGTACATGCCAACAAAAACACGAAGGAGCCACCAAGGCGGCACTTGCAGGCGCGGGTAAACCCGATCGGGTTTCAGATGTGGACTTGAATTGTGTTCACTGTCCTGATAAGATCTGCCACCCCTCCCCAAATGTGGGCTTAATGGCAAAGATAAAGGCTTAATTGAAAGATAGAGCAAAATTACCAGCGGGCAAACTATCTATAGTGCAAGAAGCGTttttgccttggcttccttcgGTGCCCAGCGAGCAGCTTGCTCCGCTTTATTCTTGTCAAAACGACGAAAATTAAGCCAAGAGTGGTGTTGCCTTAGACCAGCACTACGGCTTGTCTTCTTGGACGCAAAAGGGGAAGTGTGGTATCCATCGCAAAAGACACTAGGGAAGAATGTCTTTCTCAGTGCATCGAGCCACAAGACCATTGAACTGAGCAACACAATGTAGGCGATATCGTAGAATGTCAATGCTTCAGTTTGAAAAACTTTCTGAAGCGGAAGCCAGTACACCACAAGAAACTGTCCCACAACTGAACCTCCTATAGCCCAGAGAAACGCTGGATTGCTGTACAGGTTAATTTTGTAGAAAGGCTTGTCAGCAGATCGGCAAACATACGCGTTGAACAAGTCGCAATTGCAAAACATCATGAAAGTCATGGTCGTATCTCGGCGGTTTACGGCTCCGTCATCAAGCTCATTGGAAAACACTTTCAGCGTCAAAAATACAATTAATGCAGCACTGCTAGTAGCCCGCAATAAAAGAGCCCGTGTAACAATAGGCTCATCCGCTTTTCTCGGTTTCGCGCGAAGAATTTTTTCATCAACGGGTTCCACCCCAAGACTTTGAGCTGGAGGGCCGTCCATCAAGATGTTTATCCAAAGGATTTGAGTTGCGTTGAGAGGAGATGGTAACCCAAATGCAGTTGCAATACTGGCCATCGTTAGAGCAGCAAATGACGTGCTCAGCTGAAATGCCAAGAAACATCGAATATTGAAAAaaattccttttccttctgcaattgccatTGTAATCGTCCTAAAATCATCATCCGCCAACACTACATCTGCGGCCTGTACGAGTCAATCGCAGGTGAGACAAAAACGCTCTCCTCTCATATAAACCACCCAGAAAACGTCTGCATACCTCTTTTGCAACATCGGTACCTTTCAATCCCATAGCAATCCCGATATCAGCACCTTTCAGCGCAGTGGCGTCATTCACTCCATCTCCCGTCATTGCGACTATATCACCACGCTCTTGAAGTGCTCTGACAATTGCTAGCTTATGACGAGGAGCCACCCGATAGAAAACACGGACTCCAGAAATACTTTCCGCGAGGTTTTGCGGTGATATAGCATCGAGTTCGGCTCCACTCAACGCCTCACTGGTACCCAACTCGAGATCATCTGTAAAAATTGTCTCAGAGGACAAAAGCGTATCGTCAACAGCTGTATCGCCATTTTCGCTGCCTAAAATACCACACCGCTGAGCGATTGCCAATGCCGTTTCTTTAGAATCCCCTGTCACCATCATTACTTTCACCCCGCCACGACGTAGCTGGCGCACAGCATCGCACACCCCTTCTCTTGGTGGATCCTCCATCCCAACGAGCCCTGCGAATACTAACTCTCCTAAAGATTGCCCGTATGCAAAGGCCAAAACGCGAAGCCCTCCAGCAGCCATCCGGCGAGCCTGAAGAAGCACTTCGGCCCTGTCATCCTCTACGAGAAGCTCTGCTGACCCATTTGATTGACCATATGTCGAACACTCTCCTAAAATCTTTTCAGGCATGCCCTTGACAAAGTAAAGGCTACCATCTCCCACTCCATGTCGATTTCTTGAATAAGTAACGGAGTTCGACGCGACAGCAAATGCATCGCAACATTGTCGTCCACTAACCGGACGGGCACGAACTTCCATCCGTTTACGATCGCTCGTGAAAGGTATCTCCTGTAAACGGTGATACTGGGCTCTTGGATCCTCAAGATTTGCTTTGTCAGCTGCAACTAGAAGTGCAAGCTCTGTCGGTTGACCTGACAGCGCACCTCCAGTATGACCTTCCGACAACTCTGAGTCCAACGATTGTAAAAGAGTTGCATTGTTGCACAGGCACGCCGTATTGAGTAAAGCTGACAGGGCAGCATATTCGTCGCATTCTGAAGTTACTTTCCCGGACGGAGCTTTTGGGCCAGTCGATCCGTCAGCATCCAGATACACCAAATTACCCGACTTGGACCCGTACCCTATACCTGTAAATCCGAATTTGGCTTTAGGATAAGCAAGTGCGAATAAGGTCCGAACAGTCATCTCATTTTGTGTCAACGTCCCAGTTTTGTCCGAGGCTACGGCAGTTGCGCATCCAAGTGACTCAACTACTGGGAGTTTTTTAATGATTGCATTCCTTCTGGCCATACGTAACACTCCAAGTGCAAGAGTTACTGTCACACAGATAGGAAGGCCTTCCGGGATGGCGGCTACGGCAAGACTCTGTGAACACAGTCAAAAAGCAACATAATATCAGGCAAACGTGACAAAAACTTCAGAACTCGCTTACCAGAACTTACCACAGCTACTGTGAGGGTTTCCAGGAAAGGTCGGCCTAGAATCCAACCCAGCATTGCGATGATTGAGATTGCAATCGAACTCAATCCAGCCAATCGCTGGCCCAGTTCATCTATTTTAATTTGAAGCGGAGACTTTCGACTCGCAACTGAACTCAATTCAGTAGCCACCTTCCCAAACTCAGTCGA
Encoded here:
- a CDS encoding probable calcium ATPase (member of Calcium ATPase family most closely related to ATP2C group (secretory pathway Ca2+ ATPase). Good EST evidence) — encoded protein: MARPYPYTRLEECAWQPEDVARHLAALANGNFSVDSSSTQLLSHGWSTRQISTLRLEFGANRMPGDDGDKHKTFMSQYTACVSPIFTALVSQLKEPLILMLLGSAAVSIALGNQSEAISIAFALLIVSMVAAVQEYRSEAALEKLATLVPHTCTVLRDGQVIDGFFAKELVVGDLVLLATGDRVPADCRVVDSVELILDESSLTGENHPVAKTGEGVVLGASPPLTQQKNVVFAGSLVNAGRGRALVIAVGVSTEFGKVATELSSVASRKSPLQIKIDELGQRLAGLSSIAISIIAMLGWILGRPFLETLTVAVSLAVAAIPEGLPICVTVTLALGVLRMARRNAIIKKLPVVESLGCATAVASDKTGTLTQNEMTVRTLFALAYPKAKFGFTGIGYGSKSGNLVYLDADGSTGPKAPSGKVTSECDEYAALSALLNTACLCNNATLLQSLDSELSEGHTGGALSGQPTELALLVAADKANLEDPRAQYHRLQEIPFTSDRKRMEVRARPVSGRQYGSLYFVKGMPEKILGECSTYGQSNGSAELLVEDDRAEVLLQARRMAAGGLRVLAFAYGQSLGELVFAGLVGMEDPPREGVCDAVRQLRRGGVKVMMVTGDSKETALAIAQRCGILGSENGDTAALSGAELDAISPQNLAESISGVRVFYRVAPRHKLAIVRALQERGDIVAMTGDGVNDATALKGADIGIAMGLKGTDVAKEAADVVLADDDFRTITMAIAEGKGIFFNIRCFLAFQLSTSFAALTMASIATAFGLPSPLNATQILWINILMDGPPAQSLGVEPVDEKILRAKPRKADEPIVTRALLLRATSSAALIVFLTLKVFSNELDDGAVNRRDTTMTFMMFCNCDLFNAYVCRSADKPFYKINLYSNPAFLWAIGGSVVGQFLVVYWLPLQKVFQTEALTFYDIAYIVLLSSMVLWLDALRKTFFPSVFCDGYHTSPFASKKTSRSAGLRQHHSWLNFRRFDKNKAEQAARWAPKEAKAKTLLAL
- a CDS encoding predicted protein, with the translated sequence MVRRIQTSYLAFFLLLIGALFQISAFTISILASKPENGFRNFLREASPFDLGPPSPKDLSSSLISQLAVIALRLRLAEQIDVSCDVVANEEILQGRIGPVTVKGRGWRSSLGLTCMAIDASVESCELDISRVLSNRKLVLTNPAKGKAMVALTSADFGNFITHPRMKPPELPQSSSESKNRTGIQFLQEDARVDPLTSSVTFFAMHLGTKYRCSLRRNATAERKADVAMEAVSSGDNSSETAEELTKVLSNFFNNMVFELDGTFLSFRDMMVTDKGESPSVMLSLNIVVKKFPSPGLEF